In a single window of the Granulicella sibirica genome:
- a CDS encoding IscS subfamily cysteine desulfurase, with the protein MSLPLYMDNHATTQMDHRVLNAMLPYFSVKFGNAASRNHAFGWEAEEAVEKSRQQIAKLIGATAKEIIFTSGATESNNLAIKGIAEMYKERGNHIITQATEHKAVLDTCKRLEKYGYRVTYLPVQADGLIDIEDLKRAMDDKTILVSIMFANNEIGVVQPIAEIGKLCHEKGVIFHTDAVQAVGKIPVDVQAMNIDVLSLTAHKIYGPKGVGALYVRRRNPRVQISAQIDGGGHERGMRSGTLNVPGIVGLGAACEISGQEMEAEAARLTELRDYMQAKFEKALDYVHVNGNMEHHLPGNLNMSFVYVEGESLLMGINDIAVSSGSACTSATLEPSYVLKALGLGDDVAHSSIRFGLGRFNTKAEVDYVSDKLIDVVLKLRELSPLYEMVKEGIDLTKIEWAAH; encoded by the coding sequence GTGTCGCTTCCGCTCTACATGGACAACCATGCGACGACGCAGATGGACCATCGCGTGTTGAATGCCATGCTTCCTTACTTCAGCGTGAAGTTCGGAAACGCGGCGAGCCGCAACCATGCGTTCGGCTGGGAAGCGGAAGAGGCGGTCGAGAAGTCGCGGCAGCAGATTGCGAAGCTGATCGGCGCGACGGCGAAGGAGATCATCTTCACCTCGGGCGCGACGGAGTCGAACAACCTTGCGATCAAGGGCATTGCCGAGATGTACAAGGAGCGCGGCAACCACATCATCACGCAGGCGACCGAGCACAAGGCAGTTCTGGATACGTGCAAGCGGCTGGAGAAGTACGGCTATCGCGTGACGTACCTGCCGGTGCAGGCGGATGGGTTGATCGACATCGAAGACCTGAAGCGGGCGATGGACGACAAGACGATCCTGGTCTCGATCATGTTCGCGAATAACGAGATCGGCGTGGTTCAGCCGATTGCCGAGATCGGCAAACTCTGCCACGAGAAGGGTGTGATCTTCCATACGGACGCCGTGCAGGCAGTCGGCAAGATCCCGGTCGACGTCCAGGCGATGAACATTGACGTGCTTTCGCTGACGGCGCACAAGATCTATGGACCGAAGGGTGTGGGCGCGCTGTATGTTCGCCGCCGTAACCCGCGCGTGCAGATTTCGGCACAGATCGATGGTGGCGGACACGAGCGTGGCATGCGTTCGGGCACGCTGAACGTTCCGGGCATCGTTGGACTGGGCGCGGCGTGCGAGATCTCCGGGCAGGAGATGGAAGCCGAGGCGGCACGTCTGACCGAGCTTCGCGACTACATGCAGGCGAAGTTCGAGAAGGCGCTGGACTATGTTCACGTGAACGGCAACATGGAGCATCACCTTCCCGGCAACCTGAACATGAGCTTTGTGTATGTCGAGGGCGAGAGCCTTCTCATGGGCATCAACGACATCGCGGTTTCGTCGGGGTCGGCCTGCACGTCGGCAACGCTCGAACCGAGCTACGTGCTCAAGGCGCTCGGACTCGGCGATGATGTGGCGCACAGCTCGATCCGGTTTGGGCTTGGCCGCTTCAATACGAAGGCGGAAGTGGACTATGTTTCGGATAAGCTGATCGACGTCGTGCTGAAGCTGCGTGAGCTTAGCCCGCTGTACGAGATGGTGAAAGAAGGGATTGACCTTACCAAGATCGAGTGGGCTGCGCACTAG
- a CDS encoding DUF72 domain-containing protein produces the protein MPRIGTAGWTIPRDHAAGAPAPGTHLERYAHVLNCVEINSSFYKPHRLTTWQRWAASTPGTFRFSVKFPKAITHTAKLTVPPGALDAFALEAAALGEKLGPVLVQLPPSLRFEDCPAAEFFEALRDRFLGQIAFEPRHATWFTRDADELLTHHRIARVAADPPRQPNANPAEPPTPGGWSGLAYFRLHGSPRTYYSNYEPAYLATLAKRIAELSSDTEVWVIFDNTALGHAFTNALDLQRLLTPKKRKGAAEATPFQTTSPSRN, from the coding sequence ATGCCCCGCATTGGAACCGCCGGCTGGACCATCCCCCGCGACCACGCAGCTGGTGCCCCGGCTCCCGGCACGCATCTCGAACGCTACGCGCACGTCCTCAACTGTGTCGAAATCAATTCCAGCTTCTACAAGCCCCACCGCCTCACGACGTGGCAACGCTGGGCCGCCTCCACGCCAGGCACCTTCCGCTTCTCCGTCAAATTCCCGAAAGCCATCACCCACACAGCGAAGCTCACCGTCCCACCAGGAGCCCTCGACGCATTCGCCCTGGAGGCAGCCGCCCTTGGCGAAAAACTCGGCCCCGTCCTCGTCCAACTCCCGCCAAGTCTCCGCTTCGAAGATTGCCCCGCAGCCGAGTTCTTCGAGGCTCTCCGCGACCGCTTTCTTGGCCAAATAGCCTTCGAACCGCGCCACGCCACCTGGTTCACCCGCGATGCAGACGAACTCCTCACCCACCATCGCATCGCCCGCGTAGCCGCCGACCCACCCCGCCAGCCCAACGCCAATCCCGCAGAACCACCAACCCCAGGAGGCTGGTCTGGCCTGGCTTACTTCCGCCTCCACGGCTCACCCCGCACCTACTACTCAAACTACGAGCCGGCGTACCTCGCGACCCTCGCCAAACGCATCGCCGAGCTTTCTTCTGATACCGAAGTCTGGGTCATCTTCGATAACACCGCTCTCGGCCATGCCTTCACAAACGCTCTCGACCTGCAACGTCTCCTGACGCCAAAAAAGAGAAAGGGCGCAGCCGAAGCCACGCCCTTTCAAACCACTTCCCCGAGCCGAAACTAA
- the hscB gene encoding Fe-S protein assembly co-chaperone HscB, whose translation MDYFEFFSLPRKLVIDVPALEKQFYVMSRRLHPDRFAAKPVEEQEAALAQASLLNDAYRALKDPIARTEYLLKLEGVELEEQSQRATDAARASGTAKKQLIPPELLEEVFELNMQLQEMRMAKEMGDDEDPQLRKDLLAAQMNFEGMLAGISDELEGLWREWDRAVDAGDRSVLDAAKAAMVVLLNRRSYVRNLVRDVGEALG comes from the coding sequence ATGGATTACTTCGAGTTTTTTTCGTTGCCGCGGAAGTTAGTCATCGATGTTCCGGCTCTGGAGAAGCAGTTCTATGTGATGAGCAGGCGCCTGCATCCGGACCGGTTCGCGGCGAAGCCGGTGGAGGAGCAGGAGGCGGCGCTGGCGCAGGCTTCGCTGTTGAACGATGCTTATCGCGCGTTGAAGGATCCGATCGCACGGACGGAGTACCTGCTGAAGCTTGAAGGGGTGGAGCTTGAGGAGCAGTCGCAACGGGCGACGGATGCGGCGAGGGCTTCAGGGACCGCGAAGAAGCAGTTGATTCCTCCGGAGCTGTTGGAGGAGGTCTTCGAGCTGAATATGCAACTGCAGGAGATGCGTATGGCGAAGGAGATGGGAGACGACGAAGATCCCCAGCTTCGCAAGGATCTGCTTGCGGCTCAGATGAACTTCGAAGGGATGCTTGCGGGAATCTCGGATGAACTTGAAGGTTTGTGGAGAGAGTGGGACAGGGCCGTCGACGCGGGAGATCGTTCGGTACTGGATGCGGCGAAGGCGGCGATGGTGGTTCTGCTGAACCGGCGGAGTTATGTGAGGAACTTAGTGCGGGATGTGGGAGAAGCGCTCGGCTAG
- a CDS encoding TonB-dependent receptor, producing MHTLIRRFTFSATLLGTFILFAGGSTPGFSQSQSINGTIRGIVTDASGGLIANATITITNLDTGYHVTVQSSDAGVYIAASLPIGTYSVKAEAQGFAAVTQSGIHLDAGTSATVDEKLNAGSVATVVEVTSDAPIIEPARFDMGRTISVEETQNLPLTSRNPYNFILFQPGVSGHPNPENGIPRTVNTNGLVDRVNYQLDGMVDTETDRYGLRLFAISDSYVREVQTISNSAAPEFGNTAGIVYNVISNSGTNKVHGQAQYIWRPKAASSCPLLQNCDLTAVGGKVKPDLHVDDFVGNLGGPVVKDRFFLFGAYEHLKRANPTANTINVATQQALIATGVSASDFNTAPQVQRTQWVDVRGDFIINKKNSAFIRYNYFRNNYPFNTNVGGTFAISSASDFQDRAHIIGAQVITTFTANLLNEFRGSIPYRNEHHVPDALTGPGPAISIAASGSFTAATFGGPAVNGSGDKYQEKIPSFNDNVTLIHGAHTYKVGFGFQKNNDTQLADIFTQFNFASVAQYISAKSGATPTAYSSVQASIGQPGAAYHSVFFDLFAQDTWQLRRDLLVSYGLRYDQYRAPTPPAGEPFSYTQSFRTPEANFAPRLGIAYSPIPTTVIRLNAGIFYESTPTNTWYNPLYNNGAAGTGSFIATVSGGGACSPSFPNTPQTVAANCLPTQSIYALTPQFKNEYVWNANLQVAQQLTSNDQLTLGYTMTNGRNFQFLRNLNLINPTSFLADGRPVFSTTVSAATRLDPRFNNITLIDTGSNTSYNALTATYEHRLSAGLTTSASYTWSHSISDTPEANSYEFSNAIEDPTNRKRDRGPSSVNRPNSMTISAVYTPKTKFENKYVNGIFTNNNFAFLGNFTSGDEQNITVSPHLNNDSLSSSRPLFVGRNSVRAPKIAQADLRYTRTFATIKERFSPKLLIEGNNILNHTNVTSINTTATVVTAANSPLGPIGTVTAQPSFAPTSSVLEARILQFGLKIDF from the coding sequence GTGCACACTTTGATTCGCCGGTTTACATTTTCCGCGACGTTGCTTGGGACGTTCATTCTTTTTGCTGGTGGCAGCACGCCTGGGTTTTCTCAGTCGCAATCGATCAACGGCACGATTCGCGGGATTGTGACAGACGCCTCGGGTGGGTTGATTGCAAATGCAACGATTACGATTACGAATCTCGACACGGGATATCACGTGACGGTGCAGAGCTCGGATGCCGGGGTTTATATCGCGGCCTCGCTGCCGATCGGGACCTATTCGGTGAAGGCGGAGGCGCAGGGGTTCGCGGCGGTGACGCAGAGTGGGATTCACCTGGACGCGGGTACGAGTGCGACGGTGGATGAGAAGCTGAATGCTGGCTCGGTTGCCACCGTTGTCGAGGTGACGAGTGATGCGCCGATCATTGAGCCGGCGCGGTTCGACATGGGGCGGACGATCTCAGTGGAGGAGACGCAGAACCTGCCGTTGACCTCGAGGAATCCTTATAACTTCATCTTGTTTCAGCCTGGGGTGAGTGGGCATCCGAATCCGGAGAACGGGATTCCTCGGACGGTGAACACGAACGGGTTGGTGGATCGAGTGAACTACCAGCTTGACGGGATGGTGGACACTGAAACTGACCGCTATGGGCTACGGCTGTTCGCTATCTCGGACTCGTATGTGCGGGAGGTGCAGACGATCTCTAACTCGGCGGCTCCGGAGTTTGGGAATACGGCTGGGATCGTCTACAACGTCATTTCGAATTCCGGTACGAACAAAGTGCATGGGCAGGCGCAATATATCTGGCGGCCCAAGGCGGCGAGCTCGTGCCCGCTGCTGCAGAACTGCGATCTTACGGCTGTGGGTGGGAAGGTGAAGCCGGACCTGCATGTGGATGATTTTGTCGGCAACCTCGGCGGGCCGGTGGTGAAGGATCGGTTCTTTCTGTTTGGGGCTTATGAGCATTTGAAGAGGGCGAATCCTACTGCGAACACGATCAATGTGGCGACGCAACAGGCTTTGATCGCTACTGGTGTGAGCGCTTCGGATTTCAACACGGCTCCGCAGGTGCAGAGGACGCAGTGGGTGGATGTGCGTGGGGATTTCATCATCAACAAGAAGAACTCGGCGTTTATTCGGTATAACTACTTCCGGAATAACTATCCGTTCAATACAAATGTGGGCGGGACGTTCGCGATCAGTTCGGCTTCGGATTTTCAGGACCGGGCGCATATCATCGGGGCGCAGGTAATTACAACGTTCACCGCCAACCTGCTGAATGAGTTTCGTGGGTCGATCCCTTACCGGAATGAGCACCATGTGCCGGATGCTCTGACAGGGCCAGGGCCGGCGATTTCGATTGCCGCTTCGGGGAGCTTTACGGCGGCTACGTTCGGAGGGCCAGCGGTGAATGGTTCGGGGGATAAGTACCAGGAGAAGATTCCGTCGTTCAACGACAACGTCACGCTGATCCATGGAGCGCATACCTATAAGGTGGGGTTTGGCTTTCAGAAGAACAACGATACGCAACTCGCGGATATCTTTACGCAGTTCAACTTCGCTTCTGTTGCGCAGTACATCAGCGCGAAGAGTGGCGCAACTCCGACGGCGTACTCGAGTGTGCAGGCTTCGATCGGACAGCCGGGTGCGGCGTATCACTCGGTGTTCTTCGACCTGTTCGCGCAGGATACTTGGCAGTTGCGGCGCGACCTGCTGGTGAGCTATGGGCTGCGGTATGACCAGTATCGGGCGCCTACGCCGCCGGCGGGTGAGCCGTTCAGCTACACGCAGAGCTTCCGGACCCCTGAGGCTAACTTCGCTCCTCGACTTGGGATTGCTTACTCGCCGATTCCTACGACCGTGATTCGGTTGAACGCGGGAATCTTCTACGAGTCGACTCCGACGAACACCTGGTATAACCCGCTCTATAACAATGGTGCCGCGGGGACGGGGTCGTTTATTGCTACGGTTTCGGGTGGTGGCGCTTGCTCGCCGAGCTTCCCCAATACACCGCAGACGGTGGCGGCGAATTGCCTTCCGACGCAGAGTATCTATGCGCTGACGCCGCAGTTCAAGAATGAATATGTCTGGAATGCGAACCTGCAGGTGGCTCAGCAGCTCACATCGAATGATCAGTTGACGCTTGGCTACACGATGACGAATGGGCGAAACTTTCAGTTTCTTCGGAATCTCAACCTGATCAATCCGACAAGTTTTCTTGCGGATGGGCGCCCGGTGTTCTCGACCACGGTTTCGGCGGCCACGCGGCTCGATCCGCGGTTCAATAACATCACGCTGATCGATACAGGATCGAATACGAGTTACAACGCGCTGACTGCGACCTATGAGCACAGGCTTTCGGCTGGGCTTACGACGAGTGCCTCTTATACGTGGTCACACTCGATCTCCGATACCCCGGAGGCGAACTCGTATGAGTTCTCGAATGCGATCGAAGACCCGACGAACCGGAAGCGGGATCGGGGGCCGAGCAGCGTGAATCGTCCGAACTCGATGACGATCAGCGCGGTGTATACGCCGAAGACGAAATTTGAAAACAAGTATGTCAACGGGATCTTTACGAATAACAACTTTGCGTTTCTCGGAAACTTTACTTCCGGCGATGAGCAGAATATTACCGTCAGCCCGCATTTGAACAACGACAGCCTTTCGAGCAGTCGTCCTTTGTTTGTCGGACGGAACTCGGTGCGGGCTCCTAAGATCGCGCAGGCCGATCTGCGGTATACGCGGACGTTCGCGACGATCAAGGAACGGTTTTCGCCGAAGCTTCTGATCGAGGGAAATAACATTCTGAATCATACAAATGTGACCTCGATCAATACGACGGCTACTGTTGTCACTGCGGCGAATAGTCCTTTGGGGCCGATTGGCACGGTGACGGCGCAGCCTTCGTTTGCGCCTACGAGCAGTGTGCTTGAGGCGAGGATTCTGCAGTTTGGGTTGAAGATAGACTTCTAG
- a CDS encoding RrF2 family transcriptional regulator, which translates to MLRLTKKADYGLMALKYLAEQSANGAQSAKDIAEAYHIPPQLLAKILQTLAKGGLLVSHAGTNGGYSLSRPATEITAFEVIRAIDGPLFITSCITIHGTCDLTSHCTIKEPLRKVNDSIKDLLSGIKIDDLIETEPVGQIGAGAPMGGGLVSIAL; encoded by the coding sequence ATGCTTCGCCTGACGAAAAAAGCCGATTATGGTCTGATGGCGCTCAAGTATCTGGCTGAGCAGTCGGCCAACGGGGCGCAGAGCGCCAAGGACATTGCCGAGGCGTACCACATTCCCCCGCAGTTGCTGGCGAAGATTCTTCAGACGCTCGCGAAGGGTGGGCTGCTGGTTTCGCATGCGGGAACGAACGGCGGTTATTCGCTTTCGCGCCCGGCGACCGAGATCACGGCGTTTGAGGTGATCCGGGCGATCGATGGCCCTCTCTTCATTACAAGCTGCATCACGATTCACGGAACGTGCGACCTGACGAGCCATTGCACCATCAAAGAACCGTTGCGCAAGGTGAACGACTCGATCAAAGACCTGCTGAGCGGGATCAAGATCGACGATTTGATTGAGACGGAGCCGGTTGGACAGATTGGGGCAGGTGCTCCGATGGGCGGCGGTCTTGTTTCGATCGCGCTTTAG
- a CDS encoding CDP-alcohol phosphatidyltransferase family protein, with product MTLLRLFIIPYLVIEILAGQYRFAFALFLLAGVSDGMDGLLARWLEQRTTLGLYLDPIADKLLLSTLFLVLTHVGLIPQYVTVLVFSRDFGILLIATLLFATGTLRDFRPSLLGKANTLVQIVGLTVILAEKVFRTGSPELEMVSVGLLKGIAMLAPVSAAQYAWIVIRRISGPAQESVAG from the coding sequence TTGACTCTGCTCAGGTTATTCATCATTCCATACCTGGTCATCGAGATTCTGGCGGGTCAATACCGGTTTGCGTTTGCACTCTTTTTGCTGGCTGGCGTGAGCGACGGGATGGATGGGTTGCTGGCGCGGTGGCTGGAGCAGAGGACGACCCTGGGGCTTTACCTGGATCCAATCGCCGATAAGCTGCTTTTGAGCACGCTTTTCCTGGTTTTGACGCATGTCGGGCTGATTCCTCAGTACGTGACGGTGCTTGTGTTCAGCCGGGATTTTGGAATTCTGCTCATTGCCACGCTGCTGTTTGCGACGGGAACGCTGCGAGATTTCCGGCCGAGTCTGCTGGGAAAGGCCAATACTCTAGTTCAGATTGTGGGATTGACGGTGATTCTGGCGGAAAAAGTCTTCAGGACGGGGTCTCCGGAGCTGGAGATGGTGAGTGTGGGGCTGCTGAAGGGGATCGCGATGCTGGCCCCGGTTTCGGCGGCGCAATATGCATGGATTGTGATTCGGCGTATCAGCGGGCCAGCGCAGGAGAGTGTTGCAGGTTGA
- a CDS encoding lytic transglycosylase domain-containing protein yields the protein MKHIALLAVLLIMPSVAFSQSPKSFEEACVGRYARQYRVPPELIGAFIDVESNWNPRAVSNKGAVGVMQLMPATARRFGASQPFDPEQNIAAGTRYVTTLMWEFHGEMRLVAAAYYAGDRWVGKRLLEYRNPDVVAYVEAVRRQYERRKHLTDQLQRR from the coding sequence GTGAAGCATATCGCCCTCCTCGCAGTTCTTCTTATCATGCCGAGCGTTGCGTTCTCACAAAGCCCAAAGAGCTTCGAGGAAGCATGCGTTGGTCGTTACGCGCGCCAGTACCGTGTGCCACCAGAGCTTATTGGAGCGTTCATCGACGTGGAATCAAACTGGAATCCCCGTGCGGTATCGAATAAAGGCGCGGTGGGAGTCATGCAATTGATGCCGGCCACGGCACGACGTTTTGGCGCTTCTCAGCCCTTCGATCCGGAGCAAAACATTGCGGCTGGCACGCGATACGTTACAACGCTGATGTGGGAGTTCCACGGAGAGATGCGTTTGGTCGCCGCTGCCTATTACGCCGGAGATAGATGGGTTGGAAAGCGCCTCCTCGAGTATCGCAATCCAGATGTCGTCGCTTACGTCGAGGCAGTGCGACGGCAATATGAAAGGCGAAAGCACCTGACCGATCAACTTCAAAGGAGATAA
- a CDS encoding helix-turn-helix domain-containing protein yields the protein MKLVQLVESKNEALRVRDVAPILGVSIQQVYKMAANGQIPSFRIASSIRFDPEDFAEWLRKQYPLRGAVHLNHSSRPA from the coding sequence ATGAAGCTGGTTCAACTGGTCGAAAGCAAGAACGAGGCCCTGCGCGTGCGCGATGTCGCGCCAATCCTCGGGGTTTCCATTCAGCAGGTTTATAAGATGGCCGCCAATGGTCAGATACCTTCCTTCAGGATTGCGAGCTCAATACGATTCGACCCTGAGGATTTCGCGGAATGGCTCCGAAAGCAGTATCCGCTACGTGGCGCAGTCCACCTCAATCATTCCTCCCGACCCGCTTGA
- a CDS encoding AAA family ATPase, protein MVTPCCLPRSMKWAGQAVLETTNWRVPMFNSLADLSTKLTATGYFIDPVMTQVVFLAGKLQKPLLLEGPAGSGKTQLALSVAAAAGTHVERLQCYRGVTEAQAIGSFDAGLQRIYMEFSKGHHEDWKSVQSSLIGRNFFRPGPLMRALECERPCVLLIDELDKVDEGFEAMLLEILSVWELSIPEFGTVRARSVPFVVLTSNEERRLGDPIRRRSLYVRVEHPTPEREAEIIASRTPEADDSFHREIAGIALSFRNYSLEKPPSVSEMIDFARALELLGTDRVTEDLRDVLMPFLAKTEKDRRHLMLREGFKSLLDDGARFAQKMATQQKVSK, encoded by the coding sequence ATGGTCACCCCCTGCTGCCTACCGAGATCAATGAAGTGGGCCGGGCAGGCAGTCTTGGAAACAACAAATTGGAGGGTGCCGATGTTTAACTCCCTCGCAGATCTCTCAACAAAACTCACCGCCACCGGCTACTTTATCGACCCGGTGATGACTCAGGTCGTCTTCCTCGCGGGCAAGCTACAGAAGCCGCTTTTGCTCGAAGGGCCGGCCGGATCGGGCAAAACGCAACTTGCCCTATCAGTCGCAGCAGCTGCTGGCACCCACGTAGAGCGGCTGCAATGCTATCGAGGAGTCACGGAAGCTCAGGCGATCGGCAGCTTCGATGCAGGCCTCCAGCGAATCTATATGGAGTTTTCTAAAGGGCATCATGAAGATTGGAAGTCTGTCCAGTCAAGCCTCATAGGCCGAAATTTCTTTCGGCCTGGACCCCTGATGCGTGCGCTCGAGTGTGAACGCCCTTGTGTCTTGTTGATCGACGAATTGGACAAAGTAGATGAAGGTTTTGAAGCAATGTTGCTTGAAATCCTATCCGTTTGGGAGCTCTCTATTCCAGAGTTTGGAACCGTCCGCGCCCGCAGTGTCCCATTCGTTGTTCTCACCAGCAACGAGGAGCGAAGACTTGGCGATCCGATCCGCAGACGCAGTCTCTATGTCCGAGTAGAACACCCGACGCCGGAGCGAGAGGCCGAGATTATAGCGAGCCGTACGCCTGAGGCTGACGATTCATTCCATCGTGAGATCGCCGGGATCGCTCTGTCTTTCCGCAACTACTCGTTGGAGAAGCCGCCGTCCGTCTCCGAGATGATCGACTTCGCTCGCGCACTGGAACTCCTCGGAACCGACCGAGTTACGGAAGACCTCCGTGATGTATTGATGCCGTTTCTTGCAAAGACGGAAAAAGATAGACGGCACCTGATGTTGCGGGAGGGGTTCAAGAGCCTGCTCGACGACGGTGCCCGCTTTGCTCAGAAGATGGCTACGCAGCAAAAGGTGTCGAAGTGA
- the iscU gene encoding Fe-S cluster assembly scaffold IscU yields the protein MAYSDKVVDHYENPRNVGSMDKGSDAVGTGLVGAPECGDVMRLQIRVNPETQVIEDAKFKTFGCGSAIASSSLATEWVKGKTIAEALTISNTDIVKELALPPVKIHCSVLAEDAIRAAIGDWKKKNNVAETADASVAVAAH from the coding sequence ATGGCGTATAGCGATAAGGTAGTCGATCATTACGAGAATCCCCGGAACGTGGGTTCTATGGACAAGGGTTCGGACGCAGTGGGCACCGGCCTCGTCGGCGCTCCGGAGTGCGGCGACGTGATGCGTCTGCAGATCCGGGTCAATCCGGAGACGCAGGTGATCGAAGATGCGAAGTTCAAGACCTTCGGCTGCGGTTCGGCCATAGCCTCCTCCTCGCTTGCGACGGAGTGGGTGAAGGGCAAGACGATCGCGGAGGCTCTCACGATTTCGAACACGGACATCGTGAAGGAGCTTGCACTTCCCCCGGTCAAGATTCACTGCTCGGTGCTGGCGGAAGACGCGATCCGTGCGGCAATCGGCGACTGGAAGAAGAAGAACAACGTGGCCGAGACGGCGGATGCCTCGGTTGCGGTTGCAGCGCACTAA
- a CDS encoding HesB/IscA family protein encodes MAMVSLQTAAERDAEHAAAAAGEKKDPLAGMTVLTAEGQTPGQKGIQVTLKALKRIRNAMAKENVSPEMGGLRVGITGGGCSGLSYNIRFDSQPRERDRVYSFDQAPLGIDDGSPNIRIFVDPKSFIYLHGMVLDFEETIMRQGFNFINPNSTKSCGCGSSFSS; translated from the coding sequence ATGGCGATGGTGAGTTTGCAAACGGCGGCGGAACGCGACGCGGAGCATGCGGCTGCGGCGGCTGGCGAAAAGAAGGATCCGCTTGCGGGGATGACCGTATTAACCGCAGAAGGACAGACGCCGGGGCAGAAGGGCATCCAGGTCACGCTGAAGGCGTTGAAGCGGATTCGGAATGCGATGGCGAAGGAGAACGTGTCGCCGGAGATGGGTGGATTGCGGGTTGGGATTACGGGCGGGGGATGCTCGGGGCTGAGCTACAACATCCGCTTCGACTCCCAGCCGCGCGAGCGGGATCGTGTGTATAGCTTCGATCAGGCTCCGCTTGGCATTGACGACGGCTCGCCGAACATTCGCATCTTCGTCGATCCGAAGAGCTTCATCTATCTGCATGGGATGGTGCTGGATTTCGAAGAGACCATCATGCGGCAGGGGTTCAACTTTATCAATCCGAACTCGACGAAGAGCTGTGGGTGTGGGTCTAGCTTTTCTTCTTAG
- a CDS encoding tyrosine-type recombinase/integrase, translating into MARTRTYADRVNVIKMIKIDGKWPFAPVIERNGKIVRDHVLVNGKDEHHPEGRYYLEWYEDGKKRRQPIEKFEEAVPAARAKFIELQARKAGILVELPKLQIRPAPPAPAPGLVAAEQPDPGRLTMVVAIDRYLEFCKKQRSLRTFRTYRPALQNYFLNSFTKTYVDEVDRDDILRYIGYCFDHGLAARSVYDKVVTVLTLLKRHGHKKLIESSDWPDYVETIRPVYEPEEIHSMLRVATPIEALLIKFFLTSGFRNRETRFLSWYDLDFRNSLARVTSKPIWKFNPKNYEERAVPLPTAMIEQLQQLKEERGAGAADLVFPNTVGKPDTLHLEIIKKVARRAKLNCGQCVSERGFKCAQGPYCERIFLHKFRHTFATQHLRDGIDIRTLQNWMGHRSIKSTMVYLKGIQSRDALAKVNAGALAAFVA; encoded by the coding sequence ATGGCTCGAACAAGAACCTATGCAGACCGCGTCAACGTCATCAAGATGATCAAGATCGACGGCAAGTGGCCCTTTGCCCCTGTCATCGAGCGTAACGGCAAAATCGTCCGGGATCACGTCCTAGTCAACGGCAAAGACGAACATCATCCGGAAGGCCGCTACTATCTGGAGTGGTACGAGGACGGCAAGAAACGCCGACAGCCAATCGAGAAGTTTGAGGAAGCTGTTCCTGCCGCTCGCGCCAAGTTCATTGAGCTCCAGGCCCGAAAGGCCGGCATCCTGGTCGAGCTCCCGAAGCTACAGATTCGACCGGCGCCTCCGGCGCCAGCTCCAGGTTTGGTAGCCGCTGAACAACCGGACCCCGGTCGGCTGACGATGGTCGTCGCTATCGATCGATATCTTGAGTTCTGCAAGAAGCAGCGCAGCCTCCGGACCTTTCGGACCTACCGGCCGGCTCTTCAGAACTACTTCCTGAACTCGTTCACCAAGACGTATGTGGACGAGGTCGACCGGGATGATATCCTCCGATACATCGGCTACTGTTTCGACCATGGCCTCGCAGCCCGCTCGGTGTACGACAAGGTGGTGACCGTGCTCACCCTTCTCAAGCGCCACGGACACAAGAAGCTGATCGAATCCAGCGACTGGCCCGACTACGTCGAGACCATCCGGCCCGTTTACGAACCCGAAGAGATCCACTCCATGCTCCGGGTCGCCACACCCATCGAGGCGCTCCTGATCAAATTCTTTCTCACCTCCGGGTTCCGGAATCGTGAGACGCGGTTCCTATCCTGGTACGATCTCGACTTCCGAAACAGTCTAGCGCGGGTCACGTCCAAGCCAATCTGGAAGTTCAATCCGAAGAACTATGAGGAGAGAGCAGTGCCTCTACCGACTGCAATGATCGAACAACTGCAGCAGCTCAAGGAGGAGCGTGGCGCGGGCGCGGCCGATCTGGTGTTCCCAAACACTGTCGGGAAGCCAGATACACTCCATCTCGAAATCATCAAGAAGGTGGCACGGAGAGCCAAACTGAACTGCGGGCAGTGCGTCTCGGAGCGCGGATTCAAGTGTGCTCAGGGACCATACTGCGAGCGGATCTTCCTGCACAAATTCCGGCACACCTTCGCGACCCAACACCTGCGCGACGGCATTGACATTCGTACTCTACAGAACTGGATGGGACACCGCAGCATCAAGTCCACCATGGTGTATCTGAAAGGCATCCAGTCGCGAGACGCGTTGGCCAAAGTGAATGCAGGAGCGTTGGCAGCATTCGTTGCCTGA